The genome window caaaaatttaaaaggaaAGCATAGGACATTAAAGGATCTGACAGAAAAGGGGTGAGCAAAGAAGAATGGGTTGCCACTGAACATACTTTGCCATACTGAATCAACTGAGGCACAATCCTTGTCACAGTGGAGGATGGGATGGCAAAACCTACACCTGCTGATGTCCCTATTACCCCAAAAATTATATTGTCAGCATAGGTACAAAGGTACAGACTTACATAGAACATTATGAAAGGACAATGACAAACTATTATCAATGAAAAGGTACTCTCTTGCACCATTTTACAACTAGCAAGTAGCAAGGCACAATAGACATTCGTAAAAATTTTACCTGTCTGTGTATATATTGCTGTGTTTATCCCAATTAAATTCCCTTTAGAATCAAGTAAAGGGCCTCCGCTGCCACATCATAAGAAACAAATCACAAGTGTTCACATGGTTCAAACTAGATCAAGACCCTATTAAAATTGTTTTAGCAGATAAGATAATAATATACGATGACATAAAACAATCTCAGGAAACCTGTTTCCTGGATTGATGGCTGCATCTGTTTGAATTCCCCCACCAATAGTCACTCCAGTCTGGCTGAATATATCCCGGTTGAGTCCACTAATCACACCGACCGTAAGTGTGTGATCAAAACCAAATGGATTTCCAATGGCTAAACACTGCTGGCCAACTTTTAAAGAAGATGATCCCCCCACCTTAATCGGCCTTAACAGATCTTCAGAGGCATCTACCTATTTCACAGAAAAATAACAAGCTCAAAAACTTGGTAGTTGTAGTCGATAAATGGACAGTTAGACACTTAGACTGCCATAGAGTAGAATATATGATGATCAATAATGAAGAGATTGGAAATTATAAGGGCTTAACAAGAGaattgtaaatataatttgatatggATGTTGCAGATTCAACCATAGCAGCTAGATACACAGAAACTTATTAACAAGAACTTAAAAGGCTGACTATATCGGTCTTGATATTGATACAGCTACAAAATCAGCTGAAATTTCCTCAAATTTTGCTATCCATCAGAACTAGAACCCAATAAATTTTCTAACGCATAGTAGGAGCATACTACTTCTTAAGGGCAACTTCAAAGAAAATGATTGAACACGATATATTTGTCATAATCCATGTTGCTCGCTAAATTTGAGATATCTATAGAATAGACAGTAGTGATATACATTATCCTTTTCTATAGCATGACGACAGTAGGAGTGATGCATAGAGCTAGTGTGTCTGTTTGCACACCTATATTTTAAGGTATAAGTAATAATTTACCTTCAGGACAGCAAGATCCTTGGCCCGATCTGCCCCAATTAGTTTCCCTTCAAAGTTCTTTAGTACCCTTCAAGGAAAATTTACGAGATGATATACAGTTGAGTAATTTCGATCTTAAATCTGATATAAAGGATGGAGTCCTTTGTCTTACCCGTCTGCTGCGAGAATATTCACCCGTGCAACAACTTGCCCAGAACTTGGATTTCTTGATAGAGAATTAGCAATTACTAGTGACCACACCATAGAAATAAATTAGTACAGCATATCAGAGTGCATATTGTAATCAGAAATTCAGACACAAATCATAGTCATGATGATTCATTCTAGTTATATATTTAGCTTAGGGGCGCCTGTATTCTGACCAATTGATAGCATCAAACAATTGATAATTTAAGGATAACAGTCCAAAATGAAAAGGCAAGGAAACGTCCTGAAAATTAAGAGTGGCCATGAAGAGCATCTGGTGCATATATAGTGACTTAATAAATATCTAGGTGAAAACCAGATATATACAATAAGAAATCCCTTCCATAGAAGAGTCTTGTGAAGGAATCATAAGTCTTGGCTAACTAAAAACAAGCAGGATTTTAAAGTATGACCAAGCATATTGAGACATCATTGCTTATGTTAGTTTGGTGTAATATTACAGGAAGCTCATTCATCTACTGAACCCATAAAAGCATCTAGTATAATTGCATAATATATTTAGTCAAAATCATGCAAGCTCTTACCGTGGTAATTTGTCACAATGTGCCCTTGCTCATCCCAGACAACTCCAGAACCATTTCCCTCGGGAATCTGTCTCACATTAATATCATTAGAAGTAGACCTAAAATACAGGCtctaatcatatatatatagcaactgTGAACAAATTACCTCAACCACACCTGTAACATTAAGCTGAGGCCGTAATGTAACATCAAATATGTTGACAACTGAGTAAGTGTTCTTCTCAAAGAGTTGTACAATCCTTTGCTACCAAAGTATACAAATAACAAACAGACCGTAAACTTGAGGTACTGACTGTAAAATCTGAACAAGAAAACTAAACAATCTAGTAATTCACCTCGGGAGGGAAAAGTGTGCCAGAAGGAAAGACAGGGGGTGTCACTTGTTCAATTGTGACAGAAGGATCTCCTAACGCATATGCTACATTTTCAAAGTTCATCAAGTTAGTAGACTGAAAATGCAGCCTAAACAAACTGAAATCGTTAAAAAAACAGAACAAATGCACAAACCTGATGAATAGCTCGAACTGTGAAGACAAGACGAGTAAATGAATAAACTAGTAAACAATTTCCGCCTCGGAATACTATGCATCAAAATTTCACCAACACTACATTCATCAAATACCTTGATTAGCACACTTAAAAAAACCGCAGCTCAAAATTACAATCTACAGTCCATCATGACAGGATAAAAACAATATCAGACTGATTTATTAACAAGTATTTATAATTTCCTTTTCATTCCTAATTTTTACTCATTTTCTTAGCAAATCGAAAAATCATACTCGTGTTCTTCCGGCTTTAATTTTATTCGCAATTTTCGCTACATTCCTCCCTCATTTCAACTAATCATagctaataaatataataattaacgTTGAAGTAAATAGTAGTATTGTGTTGAACTACAATGAAATGTACAACTGAATAGGAGAGATTGTTTATACCTTTGCGTGTCGTGATTGGAGCAAATAGAGTAGAAGCAGAGTTGGCGACGGCCTATTAAACGGCGTCGTTGCGGTGGAAACGCGTAGGGGAGATGAAGAGTATGTGCTAGTGAAGAAGGGGTAGCcatgactacctgcataatttTATGGACCAAAATGAAGTAATGCTTTTAACTACaagtaataattttattttcatttatattccTCGAATAAAGATCTA of Daucus carota subsp. sativus chromosome 3, DH1 v3.0, whole genome shotgun sequence contains these proteins:
- the LOC108211387 gene encoding protease Do-like 8, chloroplastic is translated as MQVVMATPSSLAHTLHLPYAFPPQRRRLIGRRQLCFYSICSNHDTQSVGEILMHSIPRRKLFTSLFIYSSCLHSSSYSSAYALGDPSVTIEQVTPPVFPSGTLFPPEQRIVQLFEKNTYSVVNIFDVTLRPQLNVTGVVEIPEGNGSGVVWDEQGHIVTNYHVIANSLSRNPSSGQVVARVNILAADGVLKNFEGKLIGADRAKDLAVLKVDASEDLLRPIKVGGSSSLKVGQQCLAIGNPFGFDHTLTVGVISGLNRDIFSQTGVTIGGGIQTDAAINPGNSGGPLLDSKGNLIGINTAIYTQTGTSAGVGFAIPSSTVTRIVPQLIQYGKAVRAGLDVDFAPDLVANQLNVRNGALVLQVPENSLAAKAGLLPTTRGFAGNIVLGDIITAVDDKPVRSKAELYKVLDDYSVGNIITLKIQRGSENLEVPIVLEEKSS